The window gggttGAGAGAAGCGCCCCATGAAGACATTGTGCTTAACATCACTAAATACCTCAAACGGCACATTGTCCTTCCCAGCCCTCAATTAGTGGGGTCCTTGTACAAAGCACAGATTTCATACagggtgatttatttttagagaAAATCTGGCCCCGTGCAGGCAGGAAGCTCTCTGAAAATCTAATGAAGAACACAGCAGTCATGCAGGGTTGTTAGTCTCAGGGCAACACTGGTTAACAAAGCCTCTCTTCAGTGTCTCCATGTGTGTTTTCAATGACTGAAAAAGGCTAAGGCTCTCTATTATTTGGGTTGTTGTGGTGGCTGTAACTGTAGCCTGCTCTATCTGCACAGGACAGTGTCCAGCCAAAGAGCCTCTTTGCCCTGCCCTCAGGCCCCTTCAGTTTGTGGATCTCTCGTGCGGAGGAACGCCTCTTTGGTGGCTGTGACAGGGAGAATTAGGCAAGAGATGCGGGTTCACTTGCCCTGCGTAGGGGCTTATCTTGGGCTAAGCTGAGGGACTAATAGCAAAGCCAGCCTCCGCTCCAGCCGGTCTGAGGGCACAGGGAACCATCTGTCCACTCTGTGGATAACTGACAACAAAGGGGGCAAACGTTGAACACGGACTGCAGACTAAAAGGCTGTTCATTTAGGAGATACCAGAAATACAGAAGAagaatattttgtatataagGTCAGTACTCTAAACTTATCATTCTTGAATACAGGCCCTTTACTGAGCCAAAAGGGTCAGATTCCTTCACATCTCAGTTTCTACGGGTAACAATGTTGCAGACTACAGTAATGTCCGGGGAATAACCAGATGCAAATTTGAAGTTTTAAGTTCAAGTAACTTCTAATTTAGCCCTCCTTTTTTCTGACTTACAGGGAGCTTAGAATGCATGTCTTTATTCTAATGCACGTCTCCTGACTCCCATTAGGTGATTTGTGCTGGTTGTTTTTCAGTACTCTGCTGTGttgtaaatgcattttgttgcaCTCTTGACTACAGAGATAGTTTGTGGCTACAATCGATTATCAAATTAAACCAGACATGAATCTCCGATAGTGTAACCTTTGTGTTGAGGGGGGAATGCCATGCTGCTGGGCCCCAATGCTTATAACCTCGTATGTGATCGTTATAAATAGAATGTTACTTTAGATATTTAAGAAGTGTTAAGTCATGGGTTACTTTCATTATGATAAAGATATGTAATTTAACAcgttgtttgaaaatgtatggaACATTGTTTGAATTATTATCTATTTAGGAGCTTTGCTTCCTAAACTGAAGCCCTATTGTATGtaataatattgtaaaatacaataatcTTTGCATTACAACTTTCAGAATGTTAAGATTTGCTTTGTTCTACCCTAAAATTGGGAGTACATGAAACCCCCTAAAGTAATCCACTTAGACATTGTTCTCCATTTCTCTCAAGGATTAATGccctggttttattttatttatttgtattgtctgaaacacatttctgcCTGTCACTGCTCTGGGAGCTGGGTTCCTGtatattatctgtttttatCATGTATACTCTGAGGGTGCTGTTGTGCACCAGTGTTTTGTTCGGAAGTCTTGAGTGGGCACTGACGTGCTCGAGGTGACAGAAATGGGTCAAAAGGGTCTTAGCATTAACTAAACAAATCCCGGCCTATAGGATTAGATAGGgatgttgctgtttatttgatGTATTCACTGTAACTTTATAATGATACACAGAGAAGAgattgttttttagttttgttaacAGTAAGACACCCTCTGCTTATTTAGGATGCCGATTCGAGTGATATTATTAACACTGGAATGTTCCAAAACAATATCTTATTGTAAACCTGTCTCTGCTCCTGGAagactgttttatttatgtacttGTTAGTTACTGATATTGCCACATTTCGTCGGATTACAACTGCCAGATGTGTTCTCTTTAGAGTTAAGGTGGTTGAGTCAAAACCCACACtcatttttggtcttttttttagaTGTGGAATGGCAGCAGAGAgttttgtatttatagtatCTTAACAGGGGTCTGTGGGAGGAGAGATAGGTAGATATGCTTagttgcagagagttagatgagcagattgataccactctcatatatgtctgttaaatatgaagctacaggcagcagccggttagcttagcttagcttagcacaaagacaggaaacagggggaaacagctagcctgatgctttccaaaggtaacaaaatccaacCCCTATAAAGCTCACCAATTACcacattatatcttgtttgtgtaGTCCGTACAGTGATTAGGaataaggtaaaaaaacaatgaaaatttGCTGTTTCATGTTGGTTATGTGCCAGAATATAATTTAGCTGAGAGCTATAACATCCAGTAATCTCTGATGTTTGCTTGGATGCTGGTCACTGTTTGTACACTTTTTCAATAAGGATTAAACTCATGAGATATCATTTGTTAATTAGTGCGCTTTAGATGTGCTGGTAGACGGATAATCTTTGGatggagccaggctagctgtttccagtctttatgctaagctaagctaactggctacAGTTTAACATGTACCTCACAGACATGAGATTGGTATAGATCTTGTAATTTCACCAGAAATCTAAGCAAATACACCTATTTCCCAAAAAGGTCATTGCACTCACTGTTCAAAGCGTGGAGTAGGATTGAATTAAACTGTGGATTAACTGGCAACACCTCATGCGCAGTCACTCATCTACGATTTACATTAAGCCAACtggttttaaatgctttatCTGAGTCAATTATCTGTGCATAATGTCTCTCTCAAACACTGAGCTTTACTAAGCTAATTGTTAAAAGTAAATgcaaaaagcctttctcagaACCATCATGGTCCAATGAACAAGGTGACCATGGTCCTTTGTAGACCTGAAGTATTCTCTCAGTCAGTTTTGGTGCAATAAGCTGCCCTTCCTACACTGCATCGAGACATTCTTTATTTGTTCTGCAAATATGACGAATTGGATACGCGGCCGCAACAGAGCGGACATTGTGTGGTGTGATATTAAgagacagtcacacacacatcacttgATCCTCAGGCCTCCACAGCACAAGTGGCTTCCtttgtatcttatcttatccgggggacacacaatttgtttttagCAGGAACTAAAGATGTGGCCCCATGTGAAGATTGCACCTAGTGATAGGCTTATTTCCCCCCCGCTTACAAGTAAACAGTCAGACAACAAACAATGATCCAAAACTCTTCAGAGAGCACCAGTTCCTTGATGAAAcctaaaaaaaaggaagttgtcTCCTAACAGCATAAAAAGGTCTTTTTATACTTTGGAGCATTTTTCCGGTCACTCTGCATTTCATCTCTGCAGACTGATGATGCAGCTCACACACAGTTCATGGAAGCTGTTACATTTGCTGTGTCTGGTAGCTTTTccccagaaaaaaaatcctgttgaGCACAGGAAAtgatacatttcacatttcctgcagctgcagctgtttgaCTGTAATAAATAGAAGAAGAACAGGGTAGTTAGCATGAGCAGTGATAAGAAAGCAGAATGATTAAACAGACAAAGACGGCTGGAAATGAATTGGAACGTGGAGCTCATATAAAATCCACTACTCTCCACACAGTTTGACTTTGTAATGAAGTTAGGATCTCGTGGGTTTCCTctttatttaataagataatctACTAATACACCAGAGCTCTTTTGTAATGCACAGGAACAGTCTTAAacaatttctttctttgttgcaGAAGGTTTACATTAAAGGAAAACACGGACAATGTCTGACAAGGAAGAAATGGCTTCAGATGGGAGTCTGAATGTAACGCTGACACTGAGGCTGCTGATGCATGGAAAGGTAATAGACAGATATGGAGGAAATAGTTCAAATAATTGAGTTTATTTATGTTGTAATATCCTTATGGTTAGTAATAGCATgccattgtttttaaaatgattacatgCTGCTCTAAATGTACAAAGATCTTGCTTGTTAAGCTTTGTTGTCTCTTCATTCACAGGAAGTTGGCAGCATAATTGGGAAGGTAGATTTTTTTACAATCCATCAGCATCACACTGATTTCTCCCTGATTgccttgttttcttctctttatcaAACTAATCTAGTCTACTGTTTTGTATTCCCCTACATGACACAAGAAAGGAGAAACCGTCAAGAAaatgagggaggaggtgagggttcACTCTGACACCCCTAATGTGAAAACACGTATAATTTAATGTGTTCTGGCAGACCAATTACAACAAATTGAGGCTGGAATAATTGGGGGATTTGTGTTTTCCAGAGTGGTGCTCGTATCAACATCTCAGAGGGATCGTCCCCCGAGAGAATAGTCACCATCACAGGACCGACAGAGGGCATTTTCAGGGCTTTCTCCATGATCGCTCAGAAGTTTGAGGAGgtacagacaaacaaatgtgcaaCAAACTCCAATGCAACTTTTCACATTTCTCTTATATCTTCATTAAAATTCTGTTTAACAcgataatttaaaaaacattctttaaagATGTTGTCTGAAGTCAGAATGACAGGGAATGCACATTTTCCTTGCAAAAACAATTGACTTGTCACATAAAACTGACGTTCTCAGTCGgtgctaaaaaaatatttttgaatccTCCCTCAGGATATTACCGCAGCAATGACAAACAGCACCGTGACAAGCAAACCACCTGTGACACTGCGCCTGGTTTTCCCAGGGAGCCAGTGTGGCTCGCTGATTGGCAAAGGAGGCTCCAAGATTAAAGAGATCAGAGAGGTAGGGAAGGAGTCCTAttctattttcttattttccatcAGAAAGTTATTTCTCAGCACCCAAAAAGGGAACAGAAAACATCCTCCCTGCTGCTTCACCACCTCAAGTATCAAGCACTCCAGTCAAACTTGTTTGTTCCATCTCACTTGTTTCTCTCTGCcttaaaatatgtgtattttttttcttcttcgtcTGCTGCTCATGAAAATTCCTCTGATTATGCCTGTAAAGATCGGTGGAGGGTGAACGCTCGTTCTGAATGGACAATATTTGTGTGCGCCTCTTCAAATATTGGAGCACACATTGCTATTTGGCTTGCAGCTGCTCCCTGCATGTCAAAATGTGTTCGGGGTAATTTGCGGGTGCTTGAAACAGCATTTCAATTTGGGCGATGGTGTGCTCTTTTCAGCAATAAATagcctttgttttttcttctgttgtctGGCAACATCAAGACCACAGGCGCTCAGGTTCAGGTGGCAGGAGACATGCTGCCGGACTCCACAGAGAGGGCTGTCACAATCTCCGGCACTCCACAGGCCATCACTCAGTGTGTACGACACATCTGCTCTGTCATGCTGGAGGTAAGCGCTGTCAGACAGCAGATGATCCTCACGTTCAGCAACTTTATTTAGGCGTtgaatgtcacatttgtttagGAGCTGTTAAAAGGTAGCACATTCAGGATATTGAATATGTTTTACTCCTGCAAGGCAAAAGCTTTATGATCATCCTCATGAGAGATGCAAATGTTCAATATATTGTTCCTGTTAttagaatttttctttttttggcagaCATACCCCCAAAGCTCAGAGGAATGCCAGTCCTGTGGATCAAATCATAATTTCTCTTGAGTTGAACTAGTTAAGTTAGTTGAGTTCTCGACACTTGTGTAACTGCAGAATGGGAATGGGAATCGCTGATGTGTAACctatcccttttttttaataaaagataaaaactaaAAGGTAAAATGAGTTTATATTTAAGTCCAGCCTCCACCTGACCTCATtgtattgtcaaaaaaaaatcttaccaACCACCTATTTTCAGTTCTATTCACAGTTGTATCATAAGTTGTTTTGGTTCAAGGTTCTCATGTAACTTTCTCAACTGATGAAAGGGGAATAAAAATATTCAGCAggcaatttaaaaaagggataTAAAATACACCGGTGGCAGTGAGAGCTCTCTTCTCACCTGTAGCAGTGTATAAATTCTGGTTGCATGTCTGTATCTCTAGTCTCCACCAAAAGGAGCGACCATTCCCTACCGACCCAAGGCCATGCCCACTGGAGCCCATGCAGTATTAGCACCTCAACACTCTGCACAAGTAAGTAGCAATGTAGGAGTTATTTAGCCATGGTTTTAAACAGCTCTGTTTAAAAGCACAACAATTGAATATGCTCCTTATTTTGTGGGAGCTCAGTCATGCTGATCATTAAACGCATCTCACCACTAGAGGGACACATTTGTGTAATTATGCAACAGTAAGCTCTTCATATTGTAATGCTCCGAGCGGTATGATGAGGCAACGATCACATTCGAAAGTATTCAGTCAAGCCGTAATGTGTCAGAGATATGAATGACAgtcatttacataaaataatttcCCCTGCAGTGTGACACCTGAAAGATGTCGTGACTAAAGCTTGTGCTTTCCATGAGCCAGCCAGTTGCTGTCCTGATTTTGGCACAGTGCGCTCTGACCTATCAGACATCTGTTTATGTTATTGGATTCCTGGCCATGTTCAAAGAGGGGGGGGCAGCAGATGACATTTAGATGAAATTCCATCAAATCCATACACATTAGAGCTATGGAAAAGTGGAAGAGAATGGATTTTCAGAAAGGCACTCACTGCACTGAGTTCACACGTTATACTCTGTGACAAATTCCCATTTCAAGTGTCTTGCTCGAACACGTCTGCACATCCCGGTCATACAACCACGTCTCCTCTCTTATTCCTCTCAGGCTTTTGCGATTCCAGGGCAGTATGCTTTTGCGCACCAAGATGTAAGTATGCTCATTTGAGTTGCTGACATCCACCCCGTTGACCTTCCCCTTGCCCACTCCCTCCAAGCCACCACTCCGCCATCTGTGTACCCTACTCTGCAAAGATGAAATTCAATAACCCTGATCTGTTGACATTACTAACACTAACACGTTGTTGTTATAGCAGCATGCATTGattgaaatgaaagtgaagATTGTAAGAGTTCATGATCAGTGATACCTTTGTGACTGTACTTTCTGACGACTGCCATGAGAAGCCAGCATGCTCTCTGAAAAGGGAATGGATCTCTTCACtatctgtgatgtttgtgaACTTCAGATTGGCTCTGTATTGCAGTTGTCAGCTCCTCTGATAATAATCCAGTTTGATTGGTTAGCTCTAACTTCCTTCCTACCCTGCAGTTGACCAAGCTTCACCAGTTGGCTATGCAGCATATCCCCCTCCCTTCCCTTGGGCAGAGCAACCCTACCTTCCCTGGTACGTACCCACGGCTCCCCGGGGAAGTCCATCTATCCCCCTGTCTTCACTCCTCTTCGAATCACATCATCAACACCCCTGTCACTTTAGAGAGGAACAAGGATGTCTCCATTCTCTCAGAGTTTACAGACTCTCTCtcacaggttttcttttttattgtagaAGGTGGCTTTACACAGACATGAATATAACTGaaattaactgttttttttggttttgcatCGGCATTTGCATCTATTTGTACcagaaaataagataaaagcAACAGAATAGTGAGTAGGATAGTGACGTTTTAAGGTTAAGCCACCAAACtagtttattataaacaaacatgaaagtTAGTCACTGAAATATTTACAATCCAAAAGAGTGTGTGATGGATTGAAGCAGACAGACtgaaatacaaaagtaaaaaacagcACCGTTCTCCGAGAGGggaatgtgaaaaatgtcagaaatatttACAGTTTAGTAAATATTTAACCATTTCTCACGATTTCTCATATCCTCCCAAAATTTCAACTCCATTTGCCCGGTTTccctctccaaaaaaaaaccaaatcctAATCTCTCGACCCCATCCTCCACCTCTGCAACATTTCTCTTCCAAATCTAACTTCTTGGCCAGTCCATCCCTGACCTCAGCCCCCCCACGTACTCATATACTCTGCCACAACTAACCGAGGACAAAACATTACAACACTGTCATTATGTACGCAGGACTGGTGTGTTAGAGCTCATTAGtaacattcatattttaatagaaaatgcttattttattgTAGAAATTCAAAATATGTGCATAGAATGTATATGTCtatacagtaaatgtgtcaGTCAGGAAAGATTTTCTTGCCAAATGCTATTATCATGTTCCTATAGGAGTGTACCAGTGATAAAGTAGGTTAACTCGTCATGCATTGAATGTGGAAGCCATTAGTGCCATGCTGTTGTTCACGTTTCTTGTCCTACTTTGCAGGATTTGATGTATCTGCCCCCACAAGTTCACAAGAGCTGGCAATACCCAATGATGTAAGTGCCACATTGTTTGTGTTCTCCCAGCACAAAAACTCGCACAGATAATCCTCATGCTGCTTGATTTATTAATACTTTCTAAGAGGACAGCTGTAACGACAGTGTTGTAGTCAGGACCACCTAAATCCAGACCAAACTTTGAGGGGTTGAGACCAAGTCGAGACCAAGAGCAGACCAGTGCGAGTCCCACACCGCATGACATACTTACCATGCAATGTGGAACATGCAAAACTAGAGTCACTGCTCAAATGAATCTGAAAGATCCACATTcccatgaaaaaaacacaacagaaaacaaatgaagatttgtcttcattcacctcttttattgccatgtgtactgtatttgtgtgtaggTGTACCATAAAAAAAGGTGATACAGAGGTGATTTTTATGTGTGGGAATGTTCCTTTGTTTTGCATGAGCAAACACAGGGAGATGTTAAGTAATAAATCAGATAGTCAGTTAGCTAAGCATTATGCAGACAGGCAAACAGCTGGTCTGGCCCTGTCACTAATTAACATATTATATCTGATATGTTTTGTTAATCCGTAGAAAaaagcaaatcataaaaacGACAGGTTGTGGTTTTAGGGGGGATAATTGTCCTTGGTGGGATCAGTGACTTCCTGGAATCTTGTTGACACAGACATGACAGTGGTGTCAATATTTAACAAAGTGAATACgtttatttatgaaaatgttaaagaagCCAGGCTTATAGTGACAAGATTCACAGTATTGTTAACTCACATTTCATGTGATCATACAATTACAGTGAGGTGTGTTAGTAATATGTTTTCTGCTGTTACATTATCACAGCTGGAAATGTGGTTTTCACTATGGAAGATGCTTCCTCATGCTGTTTTGAAATTGTATTCCTgaaaagactggaaacatgACCTGTTCTGCCATTTACATGTTTCCACTCTTTCCCTCTCTAGTTTATTGGCTGCATAATTGGAAGACAAGGCAGCAAGATCAATGAGATCCGCCAGGTCTCTGGAGCTCACATCAAAATTGCCAGTGCCACTGATGGCTCGGCCATGCGCCAAGTCACGATCACGGGCTCGCCGGGCAGCATCAGCGTCGCCCAGTACCTCATCAACGCCAGGTAAGACATTACGCAGGGCGCCTCATCCAGCAGGACATCACATCGCCGCTTGATGATAAGACATCCAAACACCAGAGTTATTGTGCTCAGAGTGAGGCCGGATTTGTTCCATCTCACTGCTCCGTTCTCTGTTGACTCTGCTTTTTAACACGTTCCTTCTTTGATACttatgttttctcctctctctcacctccctTTCTCCTTTGTCTCACCCATTCTCCCCCTTTTCCTTTCCCACCGTCTCCTCTTAACCCCTTCACCATCTCAACTCCCCCTCCAAACGTCACGACCTGCAGCTTAGAGATGGCTAAATACACCATGCAGGCCGCTTCCTCTGCGACCCCAATTGACCTCAACATGAGCTTCTCTCAGTCCGCTCCCAACGCCTCCACCGCTGCTACCTCTATGGCTGTCCTGGCGGCCTCCACCCCAACCCCCACCATTAACGTCCACTCTCCCTCCACCTTACAAACCATCCAGAGCCCACATTACGCCGTCCCCATTTCCAGCCTGCTTGGCATgaaatctctccctctcctggcTGTCCACCCAGCAGCCGCTTCCAGCCTAGCTCAGGGTTTATGCCCTTACACTGCAAAAATGTCGGTCTCCGGCATCAAAAAATCAGATCGACAGAAGTTTGCTCCCTATTGATGTCTGCTTTTTAAGTGTAGCTGACTGGTAAGACATTGTTAAAGgataaaaattttttttaatattgagcATATATAGGCTGAAGTTTTGCCAGTGTAGCGCTTGTCTTCCATACATTGGGAGACTATTAGAAACAGACTGAAAGTATGGTAGTATCAAAACATGTCCTCATTAATTCAAACAGGCAGCAGAGGTGCAAATTAACTCAGTATTATCTTGCAGACATGCCTAACAATTAATGTGGGTAACTCAGGCTTGTATTAGTATCCTagaaaaaggtatttttttcaaatggattCATGTTACAGAGCTTTATATGAAGATTTTCTCCAGGAGAGGTATTTTCCATGATGCAAATATTGACttagttttctttctctgtaactagtttacaattattttttttagttagaTAATACAATCGAGCATCATTAGACGTGGTGCTTTGTCGGCAGCAGGCtgttaaaatgtttgtcttgTAGAAGTCATTGTGTTAAGTATTATTTCAACAAGGATTGTCACCTTAACCTTTCCTTCACTATAGGCTCTCCTCAGTGCTAACAGGCATGGGTGTTCTGTAGTACAGTGTGCTGTTGCAGTTCTGATGGGATTATCCTAAAGCCACACTGGATGCTAGTGGATTTCACTCTGCGCAGTAATCCTGTAGAGCGGGACTGGCCTAACTAACtcatttattgtttctgtacGCCAGCTTCTTTCCCGTTTATTTTCAAACCTGGAATGCTTCGACTTTCAGCATCCGAAATGGACGCTGagcaattattttgataaatgtctCATTCATGTGTCTCTGGTGGGGGTCCGCCCCCCGAACAATGCAGATTTGTAATATTTGAAATGACTTTGGaataaatgtgactttttatgaatacagattggttgttttgttataattttGTCAGTgaagaaaaccttttaaatttGTGTTGATTACTCTGACTCCTAAATACAATCTGATCTAATCTGGTGATTTATGCATTGTTTACCTTAAGTGGCGTTGAACTTTAATTGTATATAAATCAGGACAACACATTTCCACTCAGCTGGAATAACACTTAATAACTCTGAGAGCATTTcatatgttattttctttatgtataaacaaaaatatctaCTTAGTTAGACTTTATATTCAGGCAGTCGATAAGATATTTGAGCATCTATTGGGATATGATTTTCACATTGTATTAATGCAAACCGTTGATATATAAGTGAACCTATGAACAAACCAACACAAATAAGGTTTTATTTCCCCTGTGTTTCTGTCCGACCCGTATAAAACCAAAGACCAGACAGCCAGAATAACATGACTCATATAACAAACAAATACGTTTCTCCAAAGAGGAAATGTGCATCTACAGCCTGGAcatgtaaaacattaaacagcAGTGATActgaaatattgaaaacaaaagagagcAGTAACAGCGGCCATTAGCAGCTGGCAACTCACAGACATTTAGGTGTTTTTGGCAGATATACAGACAAAAGCTGCCGCAGCAACTAGTCCATGGTTTTATGGATGCAGTTTGTTGATGGTGGAGTgctccaaacaaacaaacttttcaaCCTGCACTGATAAACAGAAGCAAACTTGGACTGACCTCACAGAAAATATTCAACACAAGTTGTTCTCATGGGAAAGAACAACTTAACCTCCAGTTGTCCGCTCGATCCCCACTGCTAATGGGTAGGTAGGTCGGTCCCTCTGTGTATCTgactcccccctcctctttttgACAGTAACAACAAGGAGGTAGGCACTTCTGTTCCGCCTAATCCGTGGAGCTCGGGTTAGTGAGCCATGTGGGCCTCTTCCACAGGAGGGTTTGGAATGCTGAAGGGGAGATAATCAATAGTTAATGG is drawn from Anoplopoma fimbria isolate UVic2021 breed Golden Eagle Sablefish chromosome 6, Afim_UVic_2022, whole genome shotgun sequence and contains these coding sequences:
- the zgc:110045 gene encoding poly(rC)-binding protein 3 isoform X1 codes for the protein MSDKEEMASDGSLNVTLTLRLLMHGKEVGSIIGKKGETVKKMREESGARINISEGSSPERIVTITGPTEGIFRAFSMIAQKFEEDITAAMTNSTVTSKPPVTLRLVFPGSQCGSLIGKGGSKIKEIRETTGAQVQVAGDMLPDSTERAVTISGTPQAITQCVRHICSVMLESPPKGATIPYRPKAMPTGAHAVLAPQHSAQAFAIPGQYAFAHQDLTKLHQLAMQHIPLPSLGQSNPTFPGFDVSAPTSSQELAIPNDFIGCIIGRQGSKINEIRQVSGAHIKIASATDGSAMRQVTITGSPGSISVAQYLINARLSSVLTGMGVL
- the zgc:110045 gene encoding poly(rC)-binding protein 3 isoform X2, yielding MSDKEEMASDGSLNVTLTLRLLMHGKEVGSIIGKKGETVKKMREESGARINISEGSSPERIVTITGPTEGIFRAFSMIAQKFEEDITAAMTNSTVTSKPPVTLRLVFPGSQCGSLIGKGGSKIKEIRETTGAQVQVAGDMLPDSTERAVTISGTPQAITQCVRHICSVMLESPPKGATIPYRPKAMPTGAHAVLAPQHSAQAFAIPGQYAFAHQDLTKLHQLAMQHIPLPSLGQSNPTFPGFDVSAPTSSQELAIPNDFIGCIIGRQGSKINEIRQVSGAHIKIASATDGSAMRQVTITGSPGSISVAQYLINASLEMAKYTMQAASSATPIDLNMSFSQSAPNASTAATSMAVLAASTPTPTINVHSPSTLQTIQSPHYAVPISSLLGMKSLPLLAVHPAAASSLAQGLCPYTAKMSVSGIKKSDRQKFAPY